Below is a window of Populus trichocarpa isolate Nisqually-1 chromosome 3, P.trichocarpa_v4.1, whole genome shotgun sequence DNA.
taaattttgatgatttctCTTGTTCATTTGACAAATCATTAATAAAGacatttcatctttcttttctctaaaactAGATTTTTCACTGCCATttctattcaaattaatttgacattTTGATTTGTAATGTCCATACCTATATCTATGATAGTTGAagcattctattttttatttgtccatTGACTTTGGTTTATAAAAGGTTTAAGTATTATTATATCATATcctatttccttttcttttttttaagaattaaaagacTAATCatctctaaattttttatgtgaaaatctTTCATTATAGATGCTTATACTCCTTCCTCTTTCTTGACCACCTCTatgtttgataataaaaaaaaaaacaaaaataacatattaaattgtttgataatGAACTGTTATTTCTGTACTAttagtaaaattatttaaattaaaattactagTAAAGTAGATAACTTAAActaaagatttgtttttagaaaaataagcattttatttaagaaactaaatgaattacttcaaaattaatttttttaaacattaatcaaaataatatatagttttctttAGTAATAAAAGtactataaataatttaattaaaatccaTATAAGCCGAGTTCTAATATATTTCGCAGGTCACCAAAAGTCAGTATTCATACATGGAGtaggaattttaattttaaaagagaccatttccaaaaaaaatataaaaaaaattcaactggCTTGAGTTTGCGCCGAGTCATACTTCTAAGCCATTTTAAAAGTATGATTCCCTTGTAAATCTGCGgacacaaaaaataaacttctaCTACCTAGAATATCTGCGaatcaattttcaaaacatattcttattcaattttatatataggacttaaaataaatatatgtaagaatttaaataatttgaattatgaaaaaaaaatagttaagattCTCTATTCTTacttatgtatttattttttgtctgataaaaacATGTCTTTTTATTAGCaagatggttttttaaaacaaaaacttaagccaattaaaatcaatattcgaaagaattcaaattatttaaattcagGAGTAAAACAATATTTCTTAGTCATAACTCCATTTCTTTATTGatgtaatatttttgttattcatgTGTATTTGAATTAATGAATTGAGTAGACAAATacttaatgattaaaaaacaagattaaataaataaaaatagtatttttgtattaattGGCTCTATTAGTTAATAATTGACTAAAGATGGTATGGTCTATTATTAGACCCTATCTTTCATAATTACATCTCATTTTATAAAtcacaaaactaaataaatatacttattattttctaaataaccTATGATGAAATGGTTTAAAATCAGACcctattttttggattttatttagtTGTTTGACCACGATCTTATATTAAATGATTGTATTATATGGTCCGGATATATATAATTTGCTGTgactgatttttcttttaagacatgacccatcaaaacaatttaaatccaAACTCAAATACCAAGttgaaataacaagtaaaaatatgtatttagttTAGAGATTGACTCTAGCTATCGTACCGGTGGCTTTGACAAATGAACAAAGTGTTTAATTAAGGGTGGTCCATAGAGGACTCCGACTCAAATTTTTGTCTACCAAATGTTGGATGAGAACTTGACGGCTTTTAAAGCTGGAAAGTTCCTTCTCTTGACTTTATAATCTCATACTTGAAAAAGTTAAGTGCACCAATGTAGcttaaattaattcataaatggtttttatattactctctaatTGTTTCCCTCGATGAAAAGCCTCTTAATTAAACAAAACGAGGGTATGAAATTTAAGTTCCAACTATTCATCTTTTTTGAGCTTAATGGTTTTTGTTTCCCTCTTTCAACATGAAGAGCCATTGAGTGCCTCAGCGCTACGAAGCagtgaagatgaaattaagtaaaaaaacgCAAGGATAACACTTAAATATATGATGTTTTATTCGATGAAAAGGGACTACAACGAGCGCATACCCCAAGTTTCCACTCAATAATTAACTCCATCTTTAATAAAGACTACAACGAGCGCATACCCCAAGTTTCCACTCAATAATTAACTCCATCTTTAATAAAGCATACATGTGTTGCTCTTTACCAACATTCATAGAATTTGATATCAACGTGGAGTCTGAAATACACATCACCTTCAAATGCATCAGTGCCTATAGTTGCAATTCCCCTGTGCATAAAAAAATCCCCAGTGCCTCCAACTACAGATATATCTCTACTCTTCACCAAAATTGGGTCGGCTCCAATGAAACTTATGGTCCCTTGGTGTTGTGTGCTATTAAGAGCAAATGTAAAGCTGAGCCAAGAAGTGAAGGTGTTCTTGGTATCATAGATATACATGCCTTGCGCCCTACCAACTGGTGGTGAATGAAGATTGTTGTCAAGGGTAATGGGATCATCGAAAACTATAATGTTGCCAAAATGGTTCTGCCCTGCTAAGATGGTTAAGTTAGCCCCTTCCGGTGCTGCCACAATTGCCGATGTTGCATTGGCAGCATTCTTGCCGTTGTAAAGAATGTCATGGAAGTAGAGGACAAACTCCTTGCATGGTTTGTACTGCTTCTTCTTGCCTGGGTAGGCTGAAGATACAGcaagaaacataaagaaacaaagaagaataCAGCTTgctctcatttttatttgtttttgctagtGACAATCTAGAGGCAAATGAAGCACCAAGagcaaagaaaaagatttgGATGATTGAGCTAGTAGTGAGTACTTAGCTCTATGCTTCATCTCCTTATATAAGGGCAACATTTTGGATCTTTCGAGGAAGCTGGTCAATTGAAAAACGAGGGCCAATCGAATTTTGTTAATATACGGtcagttgaattttatttttatttttatttttaattatatgaaatggaTTTGTCTATACAGTACTTTGCTACCTACTACACatcatttttatcaaaataagaaaaagaaattccgAAGATTTTTCTCCTGGACACTCACTTCCATTACCACCATGGCCCAGGAAGGCAACAACATTGACATTGCAAGTTGAATGAGATGGCTATAGAAAATCAAAGGGCATGAATAATCATACATTTCGCTCACAGTGATCAAATTAtcttgttaaataataaatagtattgAATTTAGAACTTCGTCGATTCCACAGGAGGGAGGTGGCTATCCACCTTCTACTCGAAGGTACTTCAGGATTCTTCGATTACGTACCGTCGGTAgttcattaattttaagattctCGTACTCAAATTAGCTTCGATTGAACTAAGGTAGAAAATGGATTGCCTCTCTTGTAAATCCCAGTAATTGGCTTGGAATGTTTGAGCATTACTAAAAGACATGTTCAGCTTATTCCTCTGTCCCTCTAACAGGTTAAAGAGGACACAACACTTGCATAGTGGGAAGGTGGGCATAACCATCAATCAAGACTATCATTCATTTtacagctaattaattaattaattaatcgagCAAGCAGCCTGGGAAAAATCATGACTTGCAAACCAATAAAAGAATCTTCACCGACTATAATAAAGAAACCAGATTCCTtctttagaagtttttttttttgctcttagCTACTGATAATCGACAAAAATAGCATATGTAATCCGGTCACAATTTGTACAAATATTTAAGgatttttcataaacaaagtaatactttaattttttggaaGATGAAGtcagaaaaatcaaaatcaagattatttttgttcaaatgaaatatttcttctcatgaaaagactaaaaaactagcttttcaagtttttatatttggaccgagtttataaaatatattttatagattctacttagtttttctttccaacttttttaatgtttttaaaatgatgaaacaatatgagaaatgaacttttttatatatacaaacacCTTTTAGCAAtgtaaaatactaaaattattttcatatttagttaatattataaatcttatttttcaattaacataaagattttcttttttttcaattaacaatataaattttttcatgataatttttaatttgaatgaaataaaattaatattctataattagattatcacaaatataaaatattaaaataacttttaaattatagttttaatttttttatgaaaaataagttataatcttaatatatttttttattaaaaaatcgtattcattctcaataaaaatattagaaaggatttttttaataaaaaaatctagaaattaaaaaaaaaaagagtttatgtTAATGAATAGATTTTACTCTTGTAAAAGATGGGAAGCTGTACTTTAAAACAATTCACGTGTTTAGGCTGGGGGCCATGGTTGGATCACATGAGCTGGAGGGAGTGTTTGTAagcaagttttaatttattttttattattttattatttttttattattttcatattatttttatatgctatattaaaaataaattttaaaaaataaatttaaatttcaggtGCCGTGTTTTTTTGACTTGTTGGATAAAATCGGGCACGtgataaataattaagataGCAATGATGATAATTTAGGTTTTAGGTTTGATAGCCAAGGGCAGTCCACAGTACTTCATAGAAAAAGGTTATATAACGGcatgatttgagtttttattttttcatcataattattaatttgaatgaaataaaattaatattctattaaaaaatataaaatattaaaataataattataaattatggttttaaattttttatgaaaaataagttgtaattttattatattttttttatgaaaaacttATATTCGtgctcaataaaaatattagaaaaggtctttttttaaaaaaagtacaaaaaatgTTTATGTTAATGAATAGATTTTACTCGCAAAAGCTGGGAAGCTTTacttaaaaacaattcatatgtATAGGCTGGGTGCTGTGGTTGGATCGCATGGTTAAGGAGTGTTTGAAAGtgagttttaatgtttttttatatatatttaaatttttttaaaatagtttttttaatatttttttgatgtgttgatataaaaaaattaaaaattaaaaaatattttttaaataaaaaacattttaaaaaaatattctctgAAGTATCATGGATTTTCTGGtgccgtgttttttttttacttgatggaTAAAATGAGGTATGtgataaataattaagaaaaccaTGGTGACAGTGTAGGTTTGATAGCCAGAAGGGCAGTCCACGGTACCACACAGAAAAAGGCTATCATAAACGCATgctttgaggttttttttcttctttttaaaagaagcctaatagaaaaaaatagaagaaataatatagttcaaatcttattttaaaaaataacatagtttatccaattatgtgaaaaaaacatcaatcgaGAAATCCACTCACTCTCTGCATAATGTTCTGCAGGTGAGAATAATATTTGGTAAAATCAGCATCAACTTGAGGAGAAATGTGTCAGCCAACTCAATCCGCATAGCTTATTAATAAACTCAATGCTCAAAACAAAGCCATGTTCTTGAATCAAAATCAACATCCACCAGTGGCTATTAAACAGAAAATATGCACTTAATGTGGTCCTATGTTTGACTATTTTATGAAGCCCTTATGTGTTTAATAATCAATTCTGGTGGAAGATTGGTGGGGGTAGgtgttgatttgttttatccAAGTGGTAGATTCAAGAAAAGTTGGGCAATttgtttggtcattccatggaTGGTAGGTGAGCTCTTTCCAACAAGAGGACGTACTAGCAATTCCAATAGTACTTTGCTtctgttaatttaataacatagtTTTGATTGTGCCACCACCGAATCCCTTGAAATGCAATTTCGGTACCAACTAAGATTCTAGTCGGTAAAGACTTGGAGGAAGACATGATCCTAGGCTGTCTTAGCCAGGTTCAATTTCCGACCGCTAGTTAGTTTTGAATATTACACTATCAAGCTATAATTAACACAATGGCACGAAAAATTGGCGTGATTAATCGTGTGCGCTACCTTGGCTTGATGCTAGCAGCATCCAAGTATGACAATCATTTGCGCGTAATTTATCATTGAATTGATTATTAgttattgaattaattcttcGATATATCACATCAGCAAGCTTGTAAAATAAGGCTCACCTCAAAAGTCAAttcatgataataataataataataatagaatggTAGGTAAATTACCACAGCATGAAATGAACGGATTGGTGAAGTAAAAACTACAGTACTTAATTAATTCACATGGGTAAGTTGCCGTATCAATtactttaaaatgatatttgtttAACTTTTTGATTTTCAAAGTCTTCGACATTATTGTGTCATGGGGCGGATTTTAGACGGAGTGATGAATACAACTCCTTTTCTTCCAAGCCAAACGCTACGTTGTGATTGATGGAGATTGTGGCAGGAATGGTCAAAGATGCTAAAGCATGCACATCCAAAGTTTCCTACATGCATCTCAAGTTGCAAATCTAAGATGGAGAAAGAATGATCATGCGTGGAACGACAAGAAGACCAAGACCCAATTCAGAGTCAATGTGATTTACATTTTTTGGAGTTTGTTTGCCTAATTCGTGTTTAATCCCTGAAGAAGTAGCATGGCATGCTATGGAGCACCAGCGGCCATTTGAGTTTTCAAGTGAAATCAAGGTTCATGCATGCGTGAGTGTCTTAAGACGTGGGCAGaatcatgaaattaataatGGAATTAAgaccaagtttttttctttgaatggaATCAATAATGTATTTCTCACATCGATTTCATGTATTagaagattttaataaaaagatttaatgcTAATTTTCAAACTTGAACGAAGAAAAGTTATTTAACAT
It encodes the following:
- the LOC7458213 gene encoding disease resistance response protein 206; translation: MRASCILLCFFMFLAVSSAYPGKKKQYKPCKEFVLYFHDILYNGKNAANATSAIVAAPEGANLTILAGQNHFGNIIVFDDPITLDNNLHSPPVGRAQGMYIYDTKNTFTSWLSFTFALNSTQHQGTISFIGADPILVKSRDISVVGGTGDFFMHRGIATIGTDAFEGDVYFRLHVDIKFYECW